Proteins from a genomic interval of Choristoneura fumiferana chromosome 12, NRCan_CFum_1, whole genome shotgun sequence:
- the LOC141433123 gene encoding uncharacterized protein isoform X2, whose protein sequence is MKTTVFCVTIICLELVSAFPFPEPLSGYYDPYEVDQRGVPQQMQMSNSAHSQNSENIAFQQQQQQQQQQQQQQQLAYIQQETIRRQNYENLLRNQEQQKQVAALNQRYQNPIVRQRPVEHNYNNQGPVLNTVHDPYINAVPVQRPIQQPHYEVPITQQYPQITYPVQQNQQIIREPYQRVETPQQYQVQNSRSEAVAEPQAQVYPNNPYNQQPHPLYQPQPQYQQHVNAGSVAPRPNEVLIQNGGVQPQYYQQQWPVGPVPPVAQGPPVAPRQPTAPVSQEPSEPAPVAPTAPVPPTPAAPAQAPPTPVAPQPAPVPPQYIPAAPQYIPVAPQPAQVAPQPAPVGPQPYPVAQQYAPGPPQYTTAPSQYTPVAPQPTPVAPQLAPVAPQPTSAAPQPTPTAPQPTPVAPQPTPVVQQPTPAAPQPTPVAPQPTPVVQQPTPAAPQPNPVAPQPTPVVPQPTPAVPQPTPVAPQPTPVVPQPTPAAPQPTPVAAQPTPVVPQPTPAAPQPTPVAPQPTPVVPQPTPAAPQPIPVAPQPTPVVQHPTPAAPQPTPVVPQPTPAAPQPIPVAPQPTPVVQQPTPAAPQPTPVAPQPTPVVPQPTPAAPQPIPVAPQPTPVVQHPTPAAPQPTPVVQHPTPAAPQPTPVVQHPTPAAPQPTPVVQHPTPATPQPTPVVQHPTPAAPQPTPVVQHPTPAAPQPTPVVQHPTPAAPQPTPVVQHPTPAAPQPTPVVQHPTPAAPQPNPVVPQPTPVAPQPTPIAPQPAPIPPQYTPAVPQPTPVAPRPTPIASPAPATTSPVPPQTGVIPPGPKPTVQPPTSPTTPSKPVSAPTALPPKPTTPAPPTWVTATATATAVYPPPTTPAPPVTPKPVATATAANPPPATTPTYGPTTAKPPVASNKPTATAKVNSTVTKPAQKNDLELLHVNGTSEPVIWFRTKDLAFWDKLTSGNETYDLVYLFNVPREPRVTKDTKTTIHANGTVVEEITQTIYEDDDKPPRIIHTTKITNPDSPQKT, encoded by the exons ATgaagacaacagtcttttgcGTTACGATAATTTGCTTGGAGCTTGTCT CTGCATTCCCATTCCCGGAACCACTGTCTGGATATTATGACCCGTATGAAGTGGATCAAAGGGGCGTGCCCCAGCAGATGCAGATGTCAAACTCAGCACACTCTCAGAACTCAGAAAATATAGCGTTccaacaacaacagcaacaacAGCAGCAACAGCAACAGCAACAACAGCTGGCTTACATCCAGCAAGAGACCATAAGGAGGCAGAACTATGAGAACTTATTGCGGAACCAAGAGCAACAAAAACAAGTGGCCGCATTGAATCAGAGATATCAAAATCCAATTGTGCGCCAACGACCCGTCGAGCACAATTACAACAATCAAGGACCTGTCCTGAACACTGTGCATGACCCGTACATCAACGCGGTACCTGTCCAACGTCCGATACAACAACCTCACTATGAGGTACCGATTACCCAGCAATATCCGCAGATTACTTATCCCGTCCAGCAAAACCAGCAGATTATAAGGGAACCATACCAGAGGGTCGAGACACCGCAGCAGTATCAAGTGCAAAACAGCAGGTCAGAAGCTGTCGCTGAACCCCAAGCACAAGTGTATCCAAATAATCCATACAACCAGCAGCCACATCCGTTGTACCAACCACAACCTCAATACCAACAGCACG TGAACGCCGGAAGCGTAGCGCCTAGACCGAACGAAGTTTTGATTCAGAACGGTGGAGTGCAACCGCAGTATTACCAACAGCAATGGCCTGTTGGACCGGTCCCACCCGTGGCACAAGGACCTCCTGTAGCACCAAGGCAACCAACGGCGCCTGTGTCACAAGAACCCTCTGAACCAGCACCTGTCGCCCCAACAGCGCCAGTGCCGCCAACACCAGCGGCCCCTGCACAAGCGCCACCTACCCCTGTAGCGCCACAACCTGCCCCAGTACCACCACAGTATATCCCAGCAGCACCACAATATATCCCAGTAGCACCACAGCCTGCCCAAGTAGCACCACAACCCGCCCCAGTAGGGCCACAACCTTACCCAGTAGCACAACAATATGCACCAGGACCTCCACAATATACCACAGCACCATCACAATATACCCCGGTAGCACCACAACCTACTCCAGTAGCACCACAACTTGCCCCAGTAGCGCCACAACCTACCTCAGCAGCGCCACAGCCTACCCCAACAGCGCCACAGCCTACCCCAGTAGCGCCACAACCTACTCCAGTAGTTCAACAACCTACCCCAGCAGCGCCACAACCTACCCCAGTAGCGCCACAACCTACTCCAGTAGTTCAACAACCTACCCCAGCAGCGCCACAACCTAACCCAGTAGCGCCACAACCTACTCCAGTAGTCCCACAACCTACCCCAGCAGTTCCACAACCTACCCCAGTAGCGCCACAACCTACTCCAGTAGTCCCACAACCTACTCCAGCAGCGCCACAACCTACCCCAGTAGCGGCACAACCTACTCCAGTAGTCCCACAACCTACCCCAGCAGCGCCACAACCTACCCCAGTAGCACCACAACCTACTCCAGTAGTCCCACAACCTACTCCAGCAGCGCCACAACCTATTCCAGTAGCGCCACAACCTACTCCAGTAGTTCAACATCCTACCCCAGCAGCGCCACAACCTACTCCAGTAGTCCCACAACCTACCCCAGCAGCGCCACAACCTATTCCAGTAGCGCCACAACCTACTCCAGTAGTTCAACAACCTACCCCAGCAGCGCCACAACCTACCCCAGTAGCGCCACAACCTACTCCAGTAGTCCCACAACCTACCCCAGCAGCGCCACAACCTATTCCAGTAGCGCCACAACCTACTCCAGTAGTTCAACATCCTACCCCAGCAGCGCCACAACCTACTCCAGTAGTTCAACATCCTACCCCAGCAGCGCCACAACCTACTCCAGTAGTTCAACATCCTACCCCAGCAGCGCCACAACCTACTCCAGTAGTTCAACATCCTACCCCAGCAACGCCACAACCTACTCCAGTAGTTCAACATCCTACCCCAGCAGCGCCACAACCTACTCCAGTAGTTCAACATCCTACCCCAGCAGCGCCACAACCTACTCCAGTAGTTCAACATCCTACCCCAGCAGCGCCACAACCTACTCCAGTAGTTCAACATCCTACCCCAGCAGCGCCACAACCTACTCCAGTAGTTCAACATCCTACCCCAGCAGCGCCACAACCTAACCCAGTAGTGCCACAACCTACTCCAGTAGCCCCACAACCTACCCCAATAGCGCCACAACCTGCTCCCATACCACCACAATATACCCCAGCAGTACCACAACCTACCCCAGTAGCACCAAGACCCACCCCCATCGCATCACCCGCCCCTGCCACAACTAGTCCAGTCCCGCCACAAACTGGAGTTATACCTCCTGGACCCAAACCAACTGTTCAACCGCCGACTTCTCCAACAACTCCTTCAAAACCAGTGTCAGCTCCAACAGCTTTACCACCGAAACCCACTACACCAGCGCCACCCACTTGGGTAACTGCTACTGCTACTGCCACCGCAGTTTACCCACCACCAACCACTCCCGCTCCTCCAGTTACTCCCAAGCCCGTGGCGACCGCTACAGCGGCTAACCCCCCGCCCGCAACCACACCAACCTATGGCCCAACCACTGCGAAGCCTCCCGTCGCTTCAAATAAACCAACAGCAACTGCAAAAGTAAATTCCACTGTCACCAAGCCTGCCCAAAAGAACGATCTAG AATTGCTGCATGTGAACGGTACATCGGAACCAGTGATATGGTTCCGCACAAAGGACCTAGCGTTCTGGGATAAGCTGACCAGTGGCAACGAGACCTACGACCTTGTGTACCTCTTCAACGTGCCGCGAGAGCCGCGAGTTACCAAGGACACGAAGACCACGATACATGCGAACGGCACAGTAGTTGAAGAGATAACACAAACTATTTACGAGGACGATG aTAAGCCACCAAGGATAATTCACACCACTAAGATAACAAATCCCGATTCGCCACAGAAAACGTGA
- the LOC141433123 gene encoding uncharacterized protein isoform X1, protein MKTTVFCVTIICLELVSAFPFPEPLSGYYDPYEVDQRGVPQQMQMSNSAHSQNSENIAFQQQQQQQQQQQQQQQLAYIQQETIRRQNYENLLRNQEQQKQVAALNQRYQNPIVRQRPVEHNYNNQGPVLNTVHDPYINAVPVQRPIQQPHYEVPITQQYPQITYPVQQNQQIIREPYQRVETPQQYQVQNSRSEAVAEPQAQVYPNNPYNQQPHPLYQPQPQYQQHEYTAQSVANDQRVHEVLASTPLKKRYLVLHPNGTIEHRDKIEHIVQRNPNYILVNAGSVAPRPNEVLIQNGGVQPQYYQQQWPVGPVPPVAQGPPVAPRQPTAPVSQEPSEPAPVAPTAPVPPTPAAPAQAPPTPVAPQPAPVPPQYIPAAPQYIPVAPQPAQVAPQPAPVGPQPYPVAQQYAPGPPQYTTAPSQYTPVAPQPTPVAPQLAPVAPQPTSAAPQPTPTAPQPTPVAPQPTPVVQQPTPAAPQPTPVAPQPTPVVQQPTPAAPQPNPVAPQPTPVVPQPTPAVPQPTPVAPQPTPVVPQPTPAAPQPTPVAAQPTPVVPQPTPAAPQPTPVAPQPTPVVPQPTPAAPQPIPVAPQPTPVVQHPTPAAPQPTPVVPQPTPAAPQPIPVAPQPTPVVQQPTPAAPQPTPVAPQPTPVVPQPTPAAPQPIPVAPQPTPVVQHPTPAAPQPTPVVQHPTPAAPQPTPVVQHPTPAAPQPTPVVQHPTPATPQPTPVVQHPTPAAPQPTPVVQHPTPAAPQPTPVVQHPTPAAPQPTPVVQHPTPAAPQPTPVVQHPTPAAPQPNPVVPQPTPVAPQPTPIAPQPAPIPPQYTPAVPQPTPVAPRPTPIASPAPATTSPVPPQTGVIPPGPKPTVQPPTSPTTPSKPVSAPTALPPKPTTPAPPTWVTATATATAVYPPPTTPAPPVTPKPVATATAANPPPATTPTYGPTTAKPPVASNKPTATAKVNSTVTKPAQKNDLELLHVNGTSEPVIWFRTKDLAFWDKLTSGNETYDLVYLFNVPREPRVTKDTKTTIHANGTVVEEITQTIYEDDDKPPRIIHTTKITNPDSPQKT, encoded by the exons ATgaagacaacagtcttttgcGTTACGATAATTTGCTTGGAGCTTGTCT CTGCATTCCCATTCCCGGAACCACTGTCTGGATATTATGACCCGTATGAAGTGGATCAAAGGGGCGTGCCCCAGCAGATGCAGATGTCAAACTCAGCACACTCTCAGAACTCAGAAAATATAGCGTTccaacaacaacagcaacaacAGCAGCAACAGCAACAGCAACAACAGCTGGCTTACATCCAGCAAGAGACCATAAGGAGGCAGAACTATGAGAACTTATTGCGGAACCAAGAGCAACAAAAACAAGTGGCCGCATTGAATCAGAGATATCAAAATCCAATTGTGCGCCAACGACCCGTCGAGCACAATTACAACAATCAAGGACCTGTCCTGAACACTGTGCATGACCCGTACATCAACGCGGTACCTGTCCAACGTCCGATACAACAACCTCACTATGAGGTACCGATTACCCAGCAATATCCGCAGATTACTTATCCCGTCCAGCAAAACCAGCAGATTATAAGGGAACCATACCAGAGGGTCGAGACACCGCAGCAGTATCAAGTGCAAAACAGCAGGTCAGAAGCTGTCGCTGAACCCCAAGCACAAGTGTATCCAAATAATCCATACAACCAGCAGCCACATCCGTTGTACCAACCACAACCTCAATACCAACAGCACG AGTACACCGCACAAAGTGTGGCGAACGATCAACGGGTACATGAGGTCCTTGCTTCCACGCCGCTTAAGAAACGCTATTTAGTGCTTCATCCAAACGGAACCATTGAGCATAGAGATAAGATCGAGCATATTGTACAAAGAAATCCAAATTACATTTTAGTGAACGCCGGAAGCGTAGCGCCTAGACCGAACGAAGTTTTGATTCAGAACGGTGGAGTGCAACCGCAGTATTACCAACAGCAATGGCCTGTTGGACCGGTCCCACCCGTGGCACAAGGACCTCCTGTAGCACCAAGGCAACCAACGGCGCCTGTGTCACAAGAACCCTCTGAACCAGCACCTGTCGCCCCAACAGCGCCAGTGCCGCCAACACCAGCGGCCCCTGCACAAGCGCCACCTACCCCTGTAGCGCCACAACCTGCCCCAGTACCACCACAGTATATCCCAGCAGCACCACAATATATCCCAGTAGCACCACAGCCTGCCCAAGTAGCACCACAACCCGCCCCAGTAGGGCCACAACCTTACCCAGTAGCACAACAATATGCACCAGGACCTCCACAATATACCACAGCACCATCACAATATACCCCGGTAGCACCACAACCTACTCCAGTAGCACCACAACTTGCCCCAGTAGCGCCACAACCTACCTCAGCAGCGCCACAGCCTACCCCAACAGCGCCACAGCCTACCCCAGTAGCGCCACAACCTACTCCAGTAGTTCAACAACCTACCCCAGCAGCGCCACAACCTACCCCAGTAGCGCCACAACCTACTCCAGTAGTTCAACAACCTACCCCAGCAGCGCCACAACCTAACCCAGTAGCGCCACAACCTACTCCAGTAGTCCCACAACCTACCCCAGCAGTTCCACAACCTACCCCAGTAGCGCCACAACCTACTCCAGTAGTCCCACAACCTACTCCAGCAGCGCCACAACCTACCCCAGTAGCGGCACAACCTACTCCAGTAGTCCCACAACCTACCCCAGCAGCGCCACAACCTACCCCAGTAGCACCACAACCTACTCCAGTAGTCCCACAACCTACTCCAGCAGCGCCACAACCTATTCCAGTAGCGCCACAACCTACTCCAGTAGTTCAACATCCTACCCCAGCAGCGCCACAACCTACTCCAGTAGTCCCACAACCTACCCCAGCAGCGCCACAACCTATTCCAGTAGCGCCACAACCTACTCCAGTAGTTCAACAACCTACCCCAGCAGCGCCACAACCTACCCCAGTAGCGCCACAACCTACTCCAGTAGTCCCACAACCTACCCCAGCAGCGCCACAACCTATTCCAGTAGCGCCACAACCTACTCCAGTAGTTCAACATCCTACCCCAGCAGCGCCACAACCTACTCCAGTAGTTCAACATCCTACCCCAGCAGCGCCACAACCTACTCCAGTAGTTCAACATCCTACCCCAGCAGCGCCACAACCTACTCCAGTAGTTCAACATCCTACCCCAGCAACGCCACAACCTACTCCAGTAGTTCAACATCCTACCCCAGCAGCGCCACAACCTACTCCAGTAGTTCAACATCCTACCCCAGCAGCGCCACAACCTACTCCAGTAGTTCAACATCCTACCCCAGCAGCGCCACAACCTACTCCAGTAGTTCAACATCCTACCCCAGCAGCGCCACAACCTACTCCAGTAGTTCAACATCCTACCCCAGCAGCGCCACAACCTAACCCAGTAGTGCCACAACCTACTCCAGTAGCCCCACAACCTACCCCAATAGCGCCACAACCTGCTCCCATACCACCACAATATACCCCAGCAGTACCACAACCTACCCCAGTAGCACCAAGACCCACCCCCATCGCATCACCCGCCCCTGCCACAACTAGTCCAGTCCCGCCACAAACTGGAGTTATACCTCCTGGACCCAAACCAACTGTTCAACCGCCGACTTCTCCAACAACTCCTTCAAAACCAGTGTCAGCTCCAACAGCTTTACCACCGAAACCCACTACACCAGCGCCACCCACTTGGGTAACTGCTACTGCTACTGCCACCGCAGTTTACCCACCACCAACCACTCCCGCTCCTCCAGTTACTCCCAAGCCCGTGGCGACCGCTACAGCGGCTAACCCCCCGCCCGCAACCACACCAACCTATGGCCCAACCACTGCGAAGCCTCCCGTCGCTTCAAATAAACCAACAGCAACTGCAAAAGTAAATTCCACTGTCACCAAGCCTGCCCAAAAGAACGATCTAG AATTGCTGCATGTGAACGGTACATCGGAACCAGTGATATGGTTCCGCACAAAGGACCTAGCGTTCTGGGATAAGCTGACCAGTGGCAACGAGACCTACGACCTTGTGTACCTCTTCAACGTGCCGCGAGAGCCGCGAGTTACCAAGGACACGAAGACCACGATACATGCGAACGGCACAGTAGTTGAAGAGATAACACAAACTATTTACGAGGACGATG aTAAGCCACCAAGGATAATTCACACCACTAAGATAACAAATCCCGATTCGCCACAGAAAACGTGA